One Sphaeramia orbicularis unplaced genomic scaffold, fSphaOr1.1, whole genome shotgun sequence genomic region harbors:
- the LOC115416518 gene encoding E3 ubiquitin-protein ligase RNF183 has translation MNPYRNQNPTLLPGLDLQSSDPQISVQSAAVLQRFQTSSNQNRAPCSSEPAPGSENPYPTPAPVCQVSVIVPSRCSEDLPDLECSVCFSQFNNIFRCPKILLCGHTFCLECLARINVKSAEPGAVQCPLCRGLTPLPTLGPPKLTTDANVLSCLPAAMQRVYSVRFLRNEGKLQVKRSSGDQRSLASLRSARHSLDVGVPSSAVRAGSGGVGGALFRLTGRPACRAFLLTSVVMMMVLLLGIIIFIFTFRDKQV, from the exons ATGAATCCCTACAGAAACCAGAACCCGACCCTTCTACCCGGTCTAGATCTCCAGAGCTCAGATCCTCAGATCTCGGTCCAGTCTGCCGCCGTCCTCCAACGCTTCCAGACGTCCTCCAATCAGAACCGGGCGCCGTGCTCCTCAGAACCCGCCCCAGGGTCCGAGAACCCGTATCCGACCCCGGCGCCGGTCTGCCAGGTGTCGGTCATCGTCCCGTCCAGGTGCTCCGAGGACCTTCCGGACCTGGAGTGTTCCGTCTGCTTCAGTCAATTTAACAACATCTTCCGATGTCCCAAGATACTCCTGTGCGGTCACACCTTCTGCCTGGAGTGTCTGGCGCGGATCAACGTCAAGTCGGCCGAGCCCGGCGCCGTCCAGTGTCCACTGTGCCGCGGCCTCACGCCCCTGCCCACCCTCGGCCCGCCCAAGCTCACCACAGATGCCAACGTCCTGTCCTGCCTGCCCGCCGCCATGCAGAGGGTCTACAGCGTCCGATTTCTGCGCAACGAGGGCAAGCTGCAGGTCAAGAG GTCTTCAGGGGACCAGCGCTCCCTGGCATCCCTGCGGTCGGCGCGGCACTCCCTGGATGTGGGCGTTCCCAGTTCAGCGGTCAGGGCGGGCTCTGGCGGCGTGGGCGGGGCTCTGTTCAGATTGACGGGTCGTCCGGCCTGTAGGGCCTTCCTCCTGACCtcagtggtgatgatgatggtcctGCTGCTGGggatcatcatcttcatcttcacctTCAGAGACAAGCAGGTCTGA
- the ier3 gene encoding radiation-inducible immediate-early gene IEX-1 yields MGVSETEQIKPEPEPGSPRPAVPAQTEQSQNHIRTTSEPRRPHPDLNMDPRTGTRTQVVQESFALSRMSARSTEPEIFTFDRVPAQATAVRSVVPIRPRKRCSRVMYPAQVRMHLPPPERMSPAARWLLVLVLVVLLQIYFEDPCGEPGAAAGPHGLPVRCSGEPPVLGGCEPDRTVPDRDRSPARGYVVALLVYHRLGTDN; encoded by the coding sequence ATGGGCGTTTCTGAAACCGAACAGATAAAACCGGAACCGGAGCCCGGGTCCCCTAGACCCGCTGTTCCAGCCCAGACTGAGCAGAGCCAGAACCACATCCGAACCACATCCGAACCCAGAAGACCGCATCCAGACCTGAACATGGACCCGCGGACCGGAACCAGGACCCAGGTGGTCCAGGAGAGCTTCGCCCTGTCCCGGATGTCAGCCCGGAGCACCGAACCGGAGATCTTCACCTTCGACCGGGTCCCGGCCCAGGCCACCGCCGTGCGCTCCGTGGTCCCCATCCGGCCCAGGAAGCGCTGTTCCCGGGTCATGTACCCGGCCCAGGTCCGCATGCACCTCCCGCCCCCGGAGCGGATGAGTCCGGCGGCCCGGTGgctgctggtcctggtcctggtggtcctccTGCAGATCTACTTCGAAGACCCGTGCGGAGAACCCGGAGCCGCCGCGGGCCCGCACGGCCTCCCGGTCCGCTGCTCCGGGGAGCCGCCGGTCCTGGGCGGGTGCGAACCGGACCGGACCGTCCCGGACCGGGACCGGAGCCCGGCCCGGGGCTACGTGGTAGCTCTGCTGGTGTACCACCGCCTGGGCACCGACAACTGA
- the ddr2l gene encoding discoidin domain-containing receptor 2 — MHLFLLLILHATAADGQIDPAHCRYALGMEDGRIRDQDITASSHWYQTTGPQYARFNREDGDGAWCPEGQLEPTDSQYLQVDLGRLTFMTVVGTQGRFARNSGNEFARAYRLNYSRDGVTWKTWKNRLGSTVMEGNRNAYTSVINDLHPPIVTRYVRLIPVTRVSTTVCMRVELYGCQWDDGLISYDAPEGQLMMRPGYLIASLNDSTYDGTHERRRLSGGLGQLTDGVVGLDDFLRSRQYHVWPGYDYLGWRNDSAGTQGSVEMEFSFERQKNFTSMKVHSNNMFSRGVKIFSSVTCWFKPRLTAGWGAEPVVFKTVLDDRNPSARYVTVPLNQQTATSIRCRFTFADVWMMFSEISFQSEDTVLPTQVLLVVTSPSVNQETNWTTTPGTVHPSASAPPDDGKTPVLIGCLVTIILLLVLIIFFILWCQYVCKVLEKAPRRILDEEVTVRLSSCSDTIVLQTPPVPPRSGHTPTGPVNADPHYERVFLLDPQYQNPAAFRTKLPELSESAEASACGGGYAEPDVTQCTPHQCFHSDAPHYAETDIVRLQGVTGSNMYAVPALTVDSLTRKDISAAEFPRQQLIFREKLGEGQFGEVHLCEAEGLPEFLGEGSPLPERDGRAVLVAVKQLRADATAQARNDFLKEIKIMSRLNDANIIRLLCVCVTSDPLCMVTEYMENGDLHMFLSQREMESTLTHANNIPSVSLSDLLHMSVQISSGMAYLASLNFVHRDLASRNCLLDRRLTIKIADFGMSRNLYSSDYYRIQGRAVLPIRWMAWESILLGKFTTASDVWAFGVTLWEIFTLCKEQPYSLLSDQQVIQNTGEFFRNQGRQIFLYAPPLCPPSLFELMMRCWSRDLPDRPTFEGLFQALRPHVHQ; from the exons ATGCACCTCTTCCTTCTGCTGATCCTTCACGCCACAGCAGCCGACGGACAGATCGACCCTG cacaCTGTCGCTACGCTCTGGGCATGGAGGACGGTCGGATCAGAGACCAGGACATCACAGCGTCCAGTCACTGGTACCAGACCACCGGGCCACAGTACGCCAG ATTTAACCGTGAGGACGGAGACGGAGCCTGGTGTCCAGAAGGACAGCTGGAACCGACAGACAGTCAGTACCTGCAG gtGGACCTGGGCAGACTCACCTTTATGACGGTCGTTGGGACTCAGGGACGGTTCGCCAGAAACTCTGGAAACGAGTTCGCTCGAGCGTACAGACTGAACTACAGCCGAGACGGAGTGACCTGGAAGACCTGGAAGAACCGGCTCGGATCCACG GTGATGGAGGGGAACAGGAACGCCTACACGTCCGTCATCAATGACCTCCACCCCCCCATCGTAACCCGATATGTGCGCCTGATCCCGGTCACCAGGGTGTCGACCACCGTGTGCATGAGGGTGGAGCTTTACGGCTGCCAATGGGACG ACGGCCTGATCTCCTACGATGCCCCCGAGGGTCAGCTGATGATGCGGCCCGGTTACCTCATCGCCAGCCTCAACGACTCCACATACGACGGGACGCACGAGCGCAG GAGGCTGTCGGGCGGGTTGGGCCAGCTGACGGACGGCGTGGTGGGCCTGGACGACTTCCTGCGGAGCCGTCAGTACCACGTGTGGCCAGGCTACGACTACCTGGGCTGGAGGAACGACTCGGCCGGCACTCAGGGAAGCGTGGAGATGGAGTTCAGCTTCGAGCGGCAGAAGAACTTCACCTCCATGAAG GTTCACAGTAACAACATGTTCTCCCGCGGCGTGAAGATCTTTTCCTCTGTGACCTGCTGGTTTAAGCCCCGCCTCACTGCGGGCTGGGGGGCGGAGCCTGTTGTCTTTAAAACAGTTCTGGACGACCGGAACCCGAGCGCCCGTTACGTCACGGTGCCACTGAACCAACAAACGGCCACATCCATCCGCTGCAGGTTTACCTTCGCCGACGTCTGGATGATGTTCAGTGAGATCTCATTTCAGTCag AGGACACCGTCCTCCCTACACAGGTCCTGTTGGTGGTGACGTCTCCTTCAGTGAACCAGGAAACCAACTGGACCACCACACCTGGGACAG TCCACCCATCGGCCAGTGCTCCGCCCGACGACGGGAAGACTCCTGTTCTGATTGGCTGCCTGGTGACCATCATCCTGCTACTGGtgctcatcatcttcttcatcctctGGTGTCAGTACGTCTGCAAAGTGTTGGAGAAG GCTCCTCGGCGGATCCTGGATGAGGAGGTGACGGTCCGACTGTCGTCCTGCAGTGACACCATCGTTCTCCAGACCCCACCTGTCCCCCCCCGCTCAGGCCACACCCCCACAG GCCCAGTCAACGCTGACCCTCACTATGAGCGGGTTTTCCTGTTGGACCCTCAGTACCAGAACCCGGCGGCGTTCAGAACCAAACTGCCAGAGTTATCTGAGAGCGCCGAGGCCTCAG CGTGCGGAGGAGGTTACGCCGAGCCCGATGTCACCCAGTGTACGCCCCATCAGTGTTTCCATAGTGACGCCCCTCACTACGCAGAAACTGACATCGTGCGTCTTCAGGGCGTTACCGGTAGCAACATGTACGCTGTCCCCGCCCTGACCGTCGACTCGCTCACCAGGAAGGACATTTCTGCCGCCGAGTTTCCACGGCAACAGCTGATCTTCAGGGAGAAGCTGGGGGAGGGTCAGTTTGGCGAG GTCCACCTGTGTGAGGCTGAGGGTCTGCCAGAGTTCCTGGGGGAGGGGTCACCTCTACCAGAGCGAGACGGAAGGGCAGTGCTGGTGGCCGTCAAACAGCTGAGAGCCGACGCCACGGCCCAGGCCAG AAACGACTTCCTGAAGGAAATCAAGATCATGTCTCGTCTGAACGACGCCAACATCATCCgtctgctgtgtgtgtgcgtgacctctgaccccctgtGCATGGTGACCGAGTACATGGAGAACGGAGACCTGCACATGTTCCTGTCGCAGAGGGAGATGGAGAGCACGCTAACACACGCTAACAACATACCTTCAGTCAG TCTGTCGGACCTGCTCCATATGTCGGTCCAGATCTCCTCGGGCATGGCCTACCTGGCCTCTCTGAACTTTGTGCACCGGGACCTGGCCTCCAGGAACTGTCTGCTGGACCGACGCCTCACCATCAAGATCGCAGACTTCGGAATGAGCCGGAACCTGTACAGCAGCGACTACTACCGCATCCAGGGACGAGCGGTGCTGCCCATCCGCTGGATGGCCTGGGAGAGCATCCTGCTG GGGAAGTTCACCACTGCCTCAGACGTGTGGGCCTTCGGTGTGACGCTGTGGGAGATCTTCACTCTGTGTAAAGAACAGCCGTACAGTCTGCTGTCGGACCAGCAGGTCATCCAGAACACTGGAGAGTTCTTCAGGAACCAGGGACGACAG ATCTTCCTGTATGCTCCGCCCCTCTGCCCGCCCTCTCTCTTTGAGCTCATGATGCGCTGTTGGAGTCGGGACCTCCCAGACCGGCCCACCTTTGAGGGCCTTTTTCAGGCCCTGAGGCCTCATGTCCACCAGTGA